From one Candidatus Goldiibacteriota bacterium genomic stretch:
- the rplM gene encoding 50S ribosomal protein L13, translated as MKTFIATKETVQRKWYIVDADGKVLGRMASRIASVLRGKHKATYTPQVDTGDFVIVVNVEKLILTGKKMEKKVYQSHSGYPDGFKEESFEALMARRPEKVLEEAVKGMLPKTRLGKDMLTKLRIFKGPKHTYTSIKPLELK; from the coding sequence ATGAAGACTTTCATCGCAACAAAGGAAACGGTTCAGAGAAAATGGTACATCGTTGACGCAGACGGTAAAGTTCTTGGCCGCATGGCATCAAGGATAGCATCTGTATTAAGAGGCAAACACAAGGCAACTTACACACCCCAGGTTGACACGGGGGATTTTGTTATTGTTGTAAACGTGGAAAAGCTTATTCTTACAGGAAAAAAGATGGAAAAGAAAGTTTATCAGAGCCACAGCGGTTATCCGGACGGTTTTAAAGAAGAATCGTTTGAAGCGCTTATGGCAAGAAGGCCGGAAAAAGTTCTTGAAGAAGCGGTTAAAGGGATGCTTCCTAAAACCAGGCTTGGCAAGGATATGCTTACAAAATTAAGAATATTTAAAGGCCCAAAGCACACGTATACTTCAATTAAACCGTTAGAACTTAAATAA